The Buchnera aphidicola (Sitobion avenae) genome contains a region encoding:
- a CDS encoding mannitol-1-phosphate 5-dehydrogenase has product MQALHFGAGNIGRGFVGKTLSQSGFNVIFSDVNQEIVDAINRNKEYSVQIISATTKNIVDVKRVSAINSNDSNIIKIISIVDLITTAVGPRVLDKIALVIMRGIKLKIKNKSIKPLNIIACENKIQASSFLKQEVLKKLPIKYHDYLNEYIGFIDCSIDTIIPLVNKKDYLFLVAEDFKEWIVNASQFKGRIPKIIDMKLSNNLNAFVERKLFTLNTGHAIAAYLGLIKKYKTIQEATSDEKIGFIVRSAMEESGSVLIKRYKFNKNDHLSYIKKIFSRFKNPFLSDNLERIARNPLQKLGKEERLIKPLLGTIKYQLPYSNLVKGIASAFFYQNLNDLESIQIASLIKKQGFKKTLIKICNLCENSEEVNSIILEYNSILKNS; this is encoded by the coding sequence ATGCAAGCACTACATTTTGGAGCTGGAAATATTGGTCGGGGTTTTGTTGGAAAAACATTATCACAATCTGGTTTTAACGTTATTTTTTCTGATGTAAATCAAGAGATAGTAGATGCTATTAATCGTAATAAAGAATATTCTGTTCAAATAATAAGTGCTACTACAAAAAACATTGTTGATGTTAAAAGAGTCAGTGCTATAAACTCTAATGATTCAAATATTATAAAAATAATTTCTATAGTTGATTTAATTACAACTGCGGTAGGTCCGCGTGTATTAGATAAAATTGCTTTAGTTATCATGCGTGGAATAAAACTCAAAATTAAAAACAAGTCTATCAAACCACTTAATATCATTGCTTGTGAAAATAAAATTCAAGCTAGTTCTTTTTTAAAACAAGAAGTTCTTAAAAAATTACCAATAAAATATCATGATTATTTAAATGAATATATTGGTTTTATAGATTGTAGCATCGATACAATTATACCATTAGTTAATAAAAAAGATTATTTATTTTTAGTTGCCGAAGACTTTAAAGAATGGATTGTTAATGCCTCTCAATTTAAAGGAAGAATTCCAAAAATAATTGACATGAAGCTGAGTAATAATTTAAATGCATTTGTAGAACGAAAATTATTTACATTAAATACCGGTCATGCTATAGCAGCTTATTTAGGTTTAATAAAAAAATATAAAACTATACAAGAAGCGACTTCAGATGAAAAAATAGGTTTTATTGTGAGATCTGCTATGGAAGAAAGTGGATCAGTATTAATAAAACGTTATAAATTTAATAAAAATGATCACTTATCTTACATCAAAAAAATTTTTTCACGTTTTAAAAATCCTTTTTTATCAGACAACCTTGAAAGAATAGCAAGAAATCCACTACAAAAACTAGGAAAAGAAGAACGTTTAATTAAACCCCTTCTAGGGACTATTAAATATCAACTACCTTATTCTAATTTAGTAAAAGGCATTGCATCAGCATTTTTTTATCAGAATTTAAATGATCTAGAATCAATACAGATTGCATCTTTAATAAAAAAACAGGGTTTTAAAAAAACTTTAATTAAAATTTGCAATTTATGTGAAAATAGTGAAGAAGTTAATTCTATCATTTTAGAATATAATTCAATTTTAAAAAATAGTTGA